A single region of the Calditrichota bacterium genome encodes:
- the gatC gene encoding Asp-tRNA(Asn)/Glu-tRNA(Gln) amidotransferase subunit GatC, with protein sequence MSVNLEDLDKIAHLARLNLKQGEKEKFLGQVNQILKYVEKLNEIDTTGIEPLSHSMDLLNVMRDDEKKESLPQQEALKNAPQKNDEFFRVPKVVTR encoded by the coding sequence ATGTCTGTAAATTTAGAGGATCTTGATAAAATTGCCCACCTAGCCCGATTGAATTTAAAACAGGGTGAGAAAGAAAAATTCCTGGGTCAGGTAAATCAAATCCTAAAATATGTTGAAAAGCTAAATGAAATTGATACAACAGGTATTGAACCATTATCGCATAGTATGGATTTGTTAAATGTGATGCGTGATGATGAAAAGAAAGAATCTTTGCCACAGCAAGAAGCATTGAAAAATGCCCCTCAAAAAAACGATGAATTTTTCAGAGTACCAAAGGTAGTTACCCGGTGA
- a CDS encoding CapA family protein: MNLNTLISLTFLVSPLFAKVDSTSIQLYFTGDVTLSNHFERHVKDSTGYAFKKLKWFSEADISMINLENPLTARGKKVEKAFNFRAKPNYAKILVDGGIDIVTIANNHIYDYGAEGLHDTILKLVENNIQYVGAGRNIYEAQHPVIFYIKGKKIAYYAFYGTHKHSDSYPATEDSAGTAMRRLNIIKESIGRFRSQVDFVIVNFHWGREKAEYPGKDQIQFAHTVIGYGADIIVGHHPHVLQGIEKYKGKIIAYSLGNFIFGGNSRKSYKTAILEINISGNDVEASIIPIQVNYWQPFRLEGAEAKSVLNLVEKLSENFDESIFEKE, translated from the coding sequence ATGAATTTAAATACACTTATATCTCTCACGTTCTTAGTTTCTCCTTTATTTGCTAAGGTAGATTCAACCTCGATTCAGCTTTATTTTACCGGCGATGTAACCCTCTCAAACCATTTTGAACGCCATGTTAAAGACAGCACTGGATATGCATTTAAAAAATTAAAGTGGTTCTCGGAAGCTGATATTTCCATGATTAATCTTGAAAATCCCTTAACGGCAAGAGGAAAAAAAGTTGAGAAAGCATTTAACTTTCGTGCAAAGCCAAATTATGCTAAAATATTAGTAGATGGTGGAATTGATATTGTTACTATAGCCAATAATCACATTTATGATTATGGTGCAGAAGGATTGCATGACACGATCTTAAAATTAGTGGAGAATAATATTCAATATGTTGGTGCGGGTAGAAATATTTATGAAGCACAGCACCCTGTAATTTTTTATATTAAGGGCAAAAAAATTGCATATTATGCCTTTTACGGAACACATAAACATAGCGACTCTTATCCGGCTACCGAGGATTCTGCCGGGACAGCCATGCGAAGGTTAAATATTATTAAAGAGAGTATTGGCCGTTTTAGAAGTCAAGTTGATTTTGTTATTGTTAATTTCCACTGGGGAAGAGAAAAAGCAGAATATCCGGGTAAAGATCAAATACAATTTGCACACACGGTTATTGGTTATGGGGCTGATATTATTGTAGGACATCATCCACATGTGTTGCAGGGAATTGAGAAATATAAAGGTAAAATAATAGCTTATTCGCTTGGAAATTTCATTTTTGGGGGAAATTCCAGGAAAAGTTATAAAACGGCAATATTGGAGATAAATATTTCTGGTAATGACGTTGAGGCTTCGATTATCCCAATTCAGGTGAATTACTGGCAACCATTTCGGCTAGAAGGGGCTGAAGCAAAAAGTGTTTTAAATTTAGTGGAAAAACTATCAGAAAATTTTGATGAATCAATCTTTGAAAAAGAATAA
- a CDS encoding M23 family metallopeptidase → MKDESRLIFVRRNNSEIKEFKISRLKLFTYSLVVLFTFTFVGKISLDLLVDFSHNSKIKTLERTNTVLQNRLSDAKMQIDSINTQINLIVQKDDELRVVMGLPQIDSDVREVGIGGSEFAFNFEDEVSGFEDNIGLGEQLSELAKLERAIKLELSSYQELMATFHKKQDSIRYVPSLKPVLDGRISSSFGMRNHPRYKVRKHHEGLDLSAPRGTPIYASADGVVKKAGWGGGYGKMVVIDHKFGYETRFGHMSKYVVRAGQTIKRGQKIGEVGNTGVSTAPHLHYEVRYEGKALNPKTYYFEDKELNRMVVKK, encoded by the coding sequence ATGAAAGACGAATCACGGCTGATTTTTGTACGGAGAAATAATTCAGAAATAAAAGAATTTAAAATCTCTCGCCTAAAACTTTTTACATACTCTTTAGTGGTACTATTTACCTTCACATTTGTTGGTAAAATAAGCCTCGATTTATTAGTTGATTTTAGCCATAATTCAAAAATCAAAACTCTTGAGCGGACAAATACTGTTTTGCAAAACCGTTTGAGTGATGCAAAAATGCAGATTGACAGTATTAATACTCAAATAAACCTTATTGTTCAGAAAGATGATGAACTTCGGGTTGTAATGGGTCTTCCGCAAATCGACTCCGATGTTCGTGAAGTTGGTATTGGGGGTTCTGAGTTTGCATTTAATTTTGAAGATGAAGTTTCAGGATTTGAGGATAATATCGGTCTTGGAGAACAACTTAGTGAACTTGCCAAATTAGAGCGAGCAATAAAATTAGAATTATCCAGTTACCAAGAACTGATGGCGACTTTTCATAAAAAACAAGACTCGATAAGATATGTTCCATCTTTAAAACCCGTTCTTGATGGAAGAATTTCAAGTAGTTTTGGTATGAGGAATCATCCTCGTTACAAAGTCCGTAAGCACCATGAAGGATTGGATTTATCTGCACCGCGGGGAACACCCATTTACGCGTCAGCTGATGGTGTAGTGAAAAAAGCCGGATGGGGTGGCGGATATGGGAAAATGGTCGTAATCGATCACAAATTTGGTTATGAAACACGATTTGGACATATGAGCAAATATGTTGTTCGGGCAGGACAAACAATCAAACGTGGACAAAAAATTGGTGAGGTTGGTAACACAGGTGTTTCAACTGCTCCCCATTTACATTATGAAGTCCGCTACGAAGGAAAAGCTTTAAATCCTAAAACCTACTATTTTGAAGATAAAGAACTAAATAGGATGGTAGTAAAAAAATAA
- a CDS encoding RNA polymerase sigma factor RpoD/SigA, giving the protein MSDFFISKNQSLENYLREIGEVKLLTPDEEIDLAQRIKQNDQRALKRLVSANLRFVVSVAKSYQNYGLSLEDLINEGNLGLMKAAYRFDETRGFKFISYAVWWIKQSILQAIAEQSRLVRLPLNRVGTLTKIGKVYSMLEQEYEREPTPDEIAKVLEVDSGDITDTIKMATRSVSMDSPLQKNSDSRLIDIIQNRQDPEPDSDVMGESLKEEVNYILSTLSAREARILKLYFGLDGEKPHTLEEIGVKFKLTRERVRQIKEKALRRLRHSSRSKVLRYYLG; this is encoded by the coding sequence GTGAGCGATTTTTTTATAAGTAAAAACCAATCTTTAGAAAACTATTTACGCGAAATTGGTGAGGTAAAACTATTAACACCCGATGAGGAAATTGATTTGGCTCAGCGAATTAAGCAGAACGATCAGCGAGCCTTAAAAAGACTAGTAAGTGCTAACCTGCGCTTTGTGGTTAGTGTGGCAAAATCTTATCAGAATTATGGATTATCCCTTGAAGATTTAATCAACGAAGGTAACCTGGGCTTAATGAAAGCAGCTTACCGTTTTGATGAGACACGGGGTTTTAAATTTATTTCCTATGCCGTTTGGTGGATAAAACAGTCAATCCTACAAGCAATTGCAGAACAATCGCGCCTTGTAAGATTACCATTAAACAGAGTTGGAACACTTACAAAAATTGGTAAAGTATACAGTATGCTGGAACAGGAGTATGAAAGAGAGCCAACTCCTGATGAAATAGCCAAGGTTTTAGAAGTTGACAGCGGTGATATTACAGACACAATTAAAATGGCTACGCGTTCTGTTTCAATGGACTCGCCATTGCAGAAAAACAGTGATAGCAGGTTGATCGATATTATACAAAATCGTCAAGATCCTGAGCCAGATTCCGATGTTATGGGAGAGTCTCTTAAGGAAGAAGTAAATTATATCTTATCTACGTTAAGCGCTCGAGAAGCCAGGATTTTAAAACTCTATTTTGGACTCGATGGAGAAAAACCACATACATTGGAAGAAATTGGTGTAAAGTTTAAACTAACACGGGAGCGAGTGAGGCAGATCAAAGAAAAAGCGTTGAGAAGACTAAGACATAGCTCAAGGAGTAAAGTTTTAAGATATTATTTAGGGTAA
- a CDS encoding EutN/CcmL family microcompartment protein has protein sequence MDLAKVVGKIWATQKDTQLEGLKMQLIQPVDANKKNTGSLLIAVDTVGAGEGDLVFYITASEAVIPLEKKPALTDASIIGIVDRINI, from the coding sequence ATGGATTTAGCAAAAGTTGTTGGAAAAATATGGGCTACTCAAAAAGACACTCAGTTGGAAGGGTTGAAAATGCAGCTAATCCAGCCGGTTGATGCCAATAAAAAAAACACGGGAAGTTTACTAATAGCAGTAGATACTGTTGGGGCCGGCGAAGGGGATCTTGTTTTTTATATAACGGCCTCAGAAGCTGTGATCCCTTTAGAAAAAAAACCAGCTTTGACAGACGCTTCTATTATTGGTATTGTAGACAGGATAAATATTTAG
- a CDS encoding EutN/CcmL family microcompartment protein, translating into MLLGKVVGTVWATRKDEKLNGLKLLVVRHIETDYSLKKSYVVAADTVGAGVGEIVMLTGGSSARQSKLTEGKPVDAVISGIIDKLDITSK; encoded by the coding sequence ATGTTATTAGGAAAAGTAGTAGGAACAGTTTGGGCAACCAGAAAAGACGAAAAATTAAACGGTTTAAAATTGCTGGTTGTTCGTCATATTGAAACAGATTACAGTTTGAAAAAAAGCTATGTTGTTGCGGCAGATACTGTTGGAGCAGGAGTTGGCGAGATTGTCATGTTGACTGGCGGCAGTTCGGCCAGACAATCAAAGCTAACAGAAGGGAAACCAGTAGACGCAGTTATTTCGGGGATAATTGATAAACTAGACATAACAAGTAAGTAA
- a CDS encoding peptidylprolyl isomerase — protein sequence MNRYFIFLSILLFVFACEKKADTVVFETNEGSFTIQVNHQTTPKHAANFIKLAKEGFYEGLAIHKVIGGTLIEMGDPFSNDDDPLNDGAGDPGIPIEPELGKLSHFRGAVAAVQIKGDNSAKRSNSSQFYICLTRLKIRDGNHTVFGKVIENLEVVDKISWVPMDFSNKPKNPIIIKKVYLK from the coding sequence ATGAATAGATATTTTATTTTCTTATCGATTCTTTTATTTGTATTTGCTTGTGAAAAAAAAGCAGACACTGTTGTTTTTGAAACCAATGAAGGCAGTTTTACAATCCAGGTTAATCATCAGACAACTCCAAAACATGCTGCCAATTTTATCAAGCTGGCAAAAGAAGGTTTTTATGAAGGATTGGCCATTCATAAAGTGATTGGGGGGACATTGATTGAAATGGGCGATCCCTTTTCAAATGATGATGACCCGTTAAATGATGGGGCAGGTGATCCTGGAATACCAATTGAGCCAGAACTTGGAAAGTTAAGTCATTTTAGAGGTGCAGTCGCAGCCGTCCAGATAAAAGGAGATAATTCTGCAAAAAGGTCAAATAGCAGTCAGTTTTATATTTGCCTTACACGTTTAAAAATCCGAGATGGAAACCACACAGTATTTGGGAAAGTTATTGAAAATTTAGAAGTTGTGGACAAAATTAGCTGGGTTCCTATGGATTTTTCAAACAAACCCAAAAATCCAATTATTATTAAGAAAGTATACTTAAAATAG